In one window of Opitutus sp. GAS368 DNA:
- the lptB gene encoding LPS export ABC transporter ATP-binding protein: MESQPAAIRTEGLVKVYGQRSVVNGVNVHVQAGEIVGLLGPNGAGKTTTFYMIVGLVPATSGRVFINGQDATDLRMHRRARLGVGYLPQEASVFRKLTVEENVLAIVETLPLKSAERPALVKHHLDELSLGHLAKQKAYTLSGGERRRLEIARALVTRPKFLLMDEPFAGVDPISVAEVQKIILQLKTRGIGVLITDHNVRETLRIVDRGYIIHKGKVMTEGSGDFLINNAQARELYLGQDFNM, translated from the coding sequence ATGGAGAGCCAACCCGCCGCCATCCGCACCGAGGGCCTGGTCAAGGTCTACGGCCAACGCTCCGTCGTGAACGGAGTCAACGTCCACGTGCAGGCCGGCGAGATCGTCGGCCTCCTCGGCCCCAATGGCGCCGGCAAGACCACGACCTTCTACATGATCGTCGGCCTCGTGCCCGCCACGTCCGGCCGCGTCTTCATCAACGGCCAGGACGCCACCGACTTGCGCATGCACCGCCGCGCGCGGCTCGGCGTCGGCTACCTGCCCCAGGAGGCGTCCGTGTTCCGCAAGCTCACGGTCGAGGAGAACGTCCTCGCCATCGTCGAGACCCTGCCGCTGAAGTCGGCGGAGCGCCCCGCCCTCGTCAAGCACCACCTGGACGAACTCAGCCTCGGCCACCTGGCCAAGCAGAAGGCCTACACGCTCTCCGGCGGCGAGCGCCGCCGTCTCGAGATCGCGCGCGCGCTCGTCACCCGCCCCAAGTTCCTGCTGATGGACGAACCCTTCGCCGGCGTCGACCCCATCTCCGTCGCCGAGGTGCAAAAGATCATCCTCCAGCTGAAGACGCGTGGCATCGGCGTGCTGATCACCGACCACAACGTCCGCGAAACCCTGCGCATCGTCGACCGCGGCTACATCATCCACAAGGGCAAGGTCATGACCGAGGGCTCCGGCGACTTCCTGATCAACAACGCCCAGGCCCGCGAACTCTACCTCGGCCAGGATTTTAATATGTGA
- the sucC gene encoding ADP-forming succinate--CoA ligase subunit beta: MNIHEYQAKALFEKFGVPVPKGAVATTPEEFINALAQLPEGPTMVKSQIHAGGRGKGTFTDGYKGGVKFCQTKADAKEVAARMLGNTLVTVQTGPAGRKVQTIYFTVASDIKKEYYLAILLDRNSSKPVIVASTEGGVEIEKVAHDTPEKLIRVLVDPAYGLADFQVRELITKLGFAGAEAKNAARLIRNLYTAFWETDAAMIEVNPLITTPTGDVLALDAKVSFDSNALYRHPEIVALRDLNEEDPKEIEASKFSLSYIALDGNIACLVNGAGLAMSTMDIIQHFGGTPANFLDVGGGASKDQVIAAFKIILGDKNVKGILVNIFGGIMDCNVIATGIVEAVKEVGLKLPLVVRLEGNNVAAGKATLNASGLKLVSGDTMADAAQKIVKLVA; the protein is encoded by the coding sequence ATGAACATCCACGAATACCAGGCCAAGGCTTTGTTTGAAAAATTCGGCGTGCCCGTTCCCAAGGGCGCCGTCGCCACCACGCCGGAAGAGTTCATCAACGCGCTGGCGCAGCTGCCCGAGGGGCCCACGATGGTGAAGTCCCAGATTCACGCCGGCGGCCGCGGCAAGGGCACGTTCACCGACGGCTACAAGGGCGGCGTCAAGTTCTGCCAGACCAAGGCCGACGCCAAGGAAGTCGCCGCCCGGATGCTCGGCAACACCCTCGTCACCGTCCAGACCGGCCCTGCCGGCCGCAAGGTGCAGACGATCTACTTCACCGTCGCGAGCGACATCAAAAAGGAATACTATCTCGCCATCCTCCTCGACCGGAACAGCTCGAAGCCGGTCATCGTCGCCTCGACCGAGGGCGGGGTGGAAATCGAGAAGGTCGCCCACGACACGCCCGAGAAGCTCATCCGCGTCCTCGTCGATCCCGCCTACGGTCTCGCCGACTTCCAGGTGCGCGAACTCATCACCAAGCTCGGCTTCGCCGGCGCCGAGGCGAAGAACGCCGCCAGGCTCATCCGCAACCTCTACACCGCGTTCTGGGAGACCGACGCGGCCATGATCGAGGTCAACCCCCTCATCACCACGCCGACCGGCGACGTCCTCGCCCTCGACGCCAAGGTGTCCTTCGACTCCAACGCGCTCTACCGCCACCCGGAGATCGTCGCCCTCCGCGACCTCAACGAGGAGGACCCGAAGGAGATCGAAGCCTCCAAGTTCTCGCTCAGCTACATCGCGCTCGACGGCAACATCGCCTGCCTCGTCAACGGCGCCGGCCTCGCCATGAGCACGATGGACATCATCCAGCACTTCGGCGGCACCCCGGCCAACTTCCTCGACGTCGGCGGCGGCGCCTCCAAGGACCAGGTCATCGCCGCCTTCAAGATCATCCTCGGCGACAAGAACGTGAAGGGCATCCTCGTCAACATCTTCGGCGGCATCATGGACTGCAACGTCATCGCCACCGGCATCGTCGAGGCCGTGAAGGAAGTCGGCCTCAAGCTCCCGCTTGTCGTCCGCCTCGAGGGCAACAACGTCGCCGCCGGCAAGGCCACGCTCAACGCCTCCGGCCTCAAACTCGTCTCTGGCGATACCATGGCCGACGCCGCACAGAAGATCGTCAAGCTCGTCGCCTAA
- a CDS encoding DUF885 domain-containing protein translates to MNRYIPAILRSAGLLLGAAFLTAPALAGTADTPAWIEKSNANAKVVLDATNHFSPEAASSTGIPGFDDKVADLGPGINERTDDAIISAREELKKRMMTETDALVRQDLEILIQSCADTLETNRLQKKHLARFIDVGQLIFFGEFGLLQDQVDAARRPAALARLKLYTGLMPGSTPITQLARDRYNEAAADPAHLGSFKDRIQQSISNTARYVTGIRGLYAKYGLDKLEGAPAALDALEKQLKDYNEWATATVLPRARTDFRLPAELYADNLKNVGLDIPPQELMQKAFVAFGEIRNAMQALAPLVAKEHGFADSDYRAVLRSLKKDQLPKDQVEPYYHEIIGRIEDLIRREHIVTLPERAMIMRLASEAENAAQPAPHMQPPPLINNKGERGQFVLTTGNPPMAGGKTDGYDDFTFKAAAWTLTAHEGRPGHELQFSAMVERGVSQARSLFAFNSVNVEGWALYSEAEMQPYEPIDAQLITLQLRLQRAARAFLDPMLNLGLISRERAHDILIQEVGLSEAFARSELDRYTFRSPGQATAYFYGYLKLMELRTATEVALGPKFNRQAFNDYIIGQGLLPPQLLAKAVREDFIPVQLKK, encoded by the coding sequence ATGAACCGCTACATCCCCGCCATCCTCCGCTCCGCCGGGCTCCTGCTCGGCGCCGCGTTCCTGACCGCTCCGGCCTTGGCCGGCACGGCCGACACCCCCGCCTGGATCGAGAAGAGCAACGCCAACGCCAAGGTGGTGCTCGACGCGACCAACCACTTCTCGCCCGAGGCGGCCTCGTCGACCGGCATCCCCGGCTTTGACGACAAGGTCGCCGACCTCGGGCCCGGCATCAACGAGCGCACCGACGACGCCATCATCAGCGCCCGCGAGGAGCTCAAGAAGCGCATGATGACGGAGACCGACGCGCTCGTGCGGCAGGACCTCGAGATCCTCATCCAGTCATGCGCCGACACGCTCGAGACCAACCGCCTTCAGAAAAAACACCTCGCCCGCTTCATCGACGTCGGCCAACTGATCTTCTTCGGGGAGTTCGGCCTGCTGCAGGACCAGGTCGACGCCGCGCGCCGGCCGGCCGCGCTCGCCCGCCTCAAGCTCTACACCGGCCTCATGCCCGGCAGCACGCCGATCACGCAGCTCGCCAGGGATCGCTACAACGAGGCGGCCGCCGATCCGGCCCACCTCGGCTCGTTCAAGGATCGCATCCAGCAGTCCATCTCCAACACCGCCCGCTATGTCACCGGCATCCGCGGCCTCTACGCCAAATACGGCCTCGACAAGCTCGAGGGCGCCCCGGCCGCGCTCGACGCCCTCGAGAAGCAGCTCAAGGACTACAACGAATGGGCCACGGCCACCGTGTTGCCGCGCGCGCGCACCGACTTCCGCCTGCCCGCCGAGCTCTACGCCGACAACCTGAAGAACGTCGGCCTCGACATCCCGCCGCAGGAGCTGATGCAGAAGGCCTTCGTGGCCTTCGGCGAGATCCGCAACGCCATGCAGGCCCTCGCCCCGCTCGTCGCCAAGGAACACGGCTTCGCAGACAGCGACTACCGCGCCGTCCTACGAAGCCTGAAGAAGGACCAGCTCCCCAAAGACCAGGTCGAGCCCTACTACCATGAGATCATCGGCCGGATCGAGGACCTCATCCGCCGGGAGCATATTGTCACCTTGCCTGAGCGCGCCATGATCATGCGCCTCGCCTCCGAGGCCGAGAACGCCGCCCAGCCCGCCCCGCACATGCAGCCTCCCCCGCTCATCAACAACAAGGGCGAGCGCGGCCAGTTCGTGCTCACCACCGGCAACCCGCCGATGGCCGGAGGCAAGACCGACGGCTATGACGATTTCACCTTCAAGGCCGCCGCGTGGACCCTCACCGCCCACGAGGGCCGGCCGGGCCACGAGTTGCAGTTTTCCGCCATGGTCGAGCGTGGCGTGTCGCAGGCCCGCAGCCTCTTTGCGTTCAACAGCGTCAACGTCGAGGGCTGGGCGCTCTACTCCGAAGCCGAGATGCAGCCCTACGAACCGATCGACGCCCAGCTCATCACTCTGCAGCTCCGCCTCCAGCGCGCAGCCCGGGCTTTTCTGGATCCAATGCTCAACCTCGGGCTCATCAGCAGGGAACGGGCGCACGACATCCTCATCCAGGAGGTGGGCCTTTCCGAGGCCTTCGCTCGCTCGGAGCTGGACCGCTATACCTTCCGCTCACCCGGCCAGGCCACCGCCTACTTCTACGGCTACCTCAAGTTGATGGAGCTCCGCACCGCCACCGAGGTCGCCCTTGGGCCGAAATTCAACCGCCAGGCCTTCAACGACTACATCATCGGCCAGGGCCTGCTGCCCCCGCAGCTGCTCGCCAAGGCGGTCCGCGAGGATTTCATCCCCGTGCAGTTGAAGAAGTGA
- the hprK gene encoding HPr(Ser) kinase/phosphatase, which yields MPTKAIHGITVAHFYETYRDKLELELVTGEAGLHRLIKEGSINRPSLALTGFFKYFANKRIQVFGAAEMTYLKTLTQRQQIEIFGEMVKRGIPAIVLTRNYVATHPLLAVSQEMNLPIFRTPMITMNFVNAATLCIDNEFAPSSTEHATTLDIKGIGVMIRGDSGIGKSECALALIERGHSLVADDLTVIKLLDERELSASSRPLNRGYMECRGIGIINIADMFGVKSIRLEKRVDLVVSLRNWSPEVVEERTGLEENYYDILGVKVPHIEFYVRPGRDIARLVEVAALVQALKNMGHDPAKTFNDRLIAHMAEQKAPKAISHKVASHPPFHVTAKDDEVDEDTA from the coding sequence ATGCCCACCAAAGCCATCCACGGCATCACCGTCGCACACTTCTACGAGACCTACCGGGACAAGCTCGAACTGGAGCTCGTGACCGGCGAGGCCGGCCTGCACCGCCTCATCAAGGAGGGCTCGATCAACCGCCCGTCGCTCGCACTGACCGGTTTCTTCAAGTATTTCGCGAACAAGCGCATCCAGGTCTTCGGCGCCGCCGAAATGACCTACCTCAAGACCCTGACCCAGCGCCAGCAGATCGAGATCTTCGGCGAGATGGTGAAGCGCGGCATCCCGGCCATCGTGCTCACGCGCAACTACGTCGCCACCCACCCGCTGCTCGCCGTCTCGCAGGAGATGAACCTGCCCATCTTCCGCACGCCGATGATCACGATGAATTTCGTGAACGCCGCCACGCTGTGCATTGACAACGAGTTCGCCCCCTCCAGCACCGAGCACGCCACCACCCTCGACATCAAGGGCATCGGCGTGATGATCCGCGGCGACAGCGGCATCGGCAAATCCGAGTGCGCCCTCGCCCTCATCGAGCGCGGTCACTCGCTGGTGGCCGACGACCTCACCGTCATCAAGCTGCTCGACGAGCGCGAACTCTCCGCCAGCTCCCGTCCCCTCAACCGCGGCTACATGGAGTGCCGCGGCATCGGCATCATCAACATCGCCGACATGTTCGGCGTGAAGAGCATCCGGCTCGAGAAGCGCGTCGATCTCGTCGTCTCGCTGCGCAACTGGTCGCCGGAAGTCGTCGAGGAGCGCACCGGGCTCGAGGAAAACTATTACGACATCCTCGGCGTCAAGGTGCCGCACATCGAATTCTACGTCCGACCCGGCCGCGACATCGCGCGCCTCGTCGAGGTCGCCGCGCTGGTGCAGGCGCTCAAGAACATGGGCCACGATCCGGCCAAGACCTTCAACGACCGCCTGATCGCCCACATGGCCGAGCAGAAGGCGCCCAAGGCCATCAGCCACAAGGTCGCTTCGCATCCGCCCTTCCACGTGACGGCCAAGGACGACGAGGTGGACGAGGATACCGCCTGA
- a CDS encoding alpha-ketoacid dehydrogenase subunit alpha/beta codes for MTFPSTPGRFTRRDIRIADLGQPDSLLHTYAWMQLARMADNRILDLFRQGLIKGTVTGGQGNEALIVPLALLADKAVDVVSFSHRGLGGHLVWSGHLGDHLCQYFANSGSPTKAREGNIHHGDPAARSLPMISHLGIMLSNVIGGTDSQRRLGRPAVGFAFFGDGSSSTGDIHESLNLAAVLSVPVVFVIENNQYAYSTPTSEQFVSANLFERARGYGMEGFAMDCSDPAHVLQTLGAAIERARSTGRPLLIEAHTFRLRGHAAYDTCDYMKPGEAEAILAQDPLPKFRAKLAAAGHGTQLDAIDAEVAAFTEATIKASLVLPPASPDGMLEEVFAPPAAPIAWQATPALPQNVTLAQALTLGLRKILTECPESLVLGQDIGAYGGAFKVTEGLVEDFGRPRVLSTPLCESASTGYALGLATNAHRPIEEFQFADFSTDATTQIVLNAATYHFRAGQKCPVVFRFPCGGGLTFGSFHSQELESAFLSFPGLKALYPSNPQDAFNALLAAYEDDNPVILFEHKGLYRRGKHPVKWDPDYRSIWVPAKLRSGDHATIVTYGEMVLLAGEACDYLAGEYEKTFDLFDLRALAPLKLDAIKASLARTGRLVVIHEGRRTHGFGAELVARLTEEHFGSLKAAPLRIAALDLPVPFAPELEAVYRPSKDKIVDAIAAWLG; via the coding sequence ATGACTTTCCCCTCCACCCCGGGTCGGTTCACCCGCCGGGACATCCGGATTGCCGACTTGGGCCAGCCCGACAGCCTGTTGCACACCTACGCGTGGATGCAACTCGCCCGCATGGCCGACAACCGCATCCTCGACCTCTTCCGGCAGGGCCTGATCAAGGGCACCGTCACGGGCGGCCAGGGCAACGAGGCGCTGATCGTCCCGCTCGCGCTGCTGGCCGACAAGGCCGTCGACGTGGTGTCCTTCTCGCATCGCGGCCTGGGCGGCCACCTCGTCTGGAGCGGCCACCTCGGCGACCACCTCTGCCAGTATTTCGCCAACAGCGGCAGCCCGACCAAGGCCCGCGAGGGCAACATCCACCACGGTGACCCCGCCGCCCGCAGCCTGCCGATGATCTCGCATCTCGGCATCATGCTCTCGAACGTCATCGGCGGCACCGACTCGCAGCGCCGCCTCGGCCGGCCGGCGGTCGGTTTCGCGTTCTTCGGCGACGGCTCGTCCAGCACCGGTGACATCCACGAGTCGCTGAACCTCGCGGCCGTGCTCTCCGTGCCGGTGGTCTTCGTCATCGAGAACAACCAATACGCCTACTCGACCCCCACCAGCGAACAGTTCGTCTCGGCCAACCTCTTCGAGCGCGCCAGAGGCTACGGAATGGAAGGCTTTGCGATGGATTGCAGCGACCCGGCGCACGTGCTGCAGACGCTTGGCGCCGCCATCGAGCGCGCCCGCTCGACCGGCCGCCCGCTCCTCATCGAAGCGCACACGTTCCGGCTCCGCGGCCACGCCGCCTACGACACCTGCGACTACATGAAGCCCGGCGAGGCCGAGGCGATCCTGGCGCAGGACCCGCTGCCGAAATTCCGCGCGAAACTCGCCGCCGCCGGCCACGGGACCCAACTCGATGCGATCGATGCCGAGGTCGCCGCCTTCACCGAGGCCACCATCAAAGCCTCGCTGGTCCTCCCCCCGGCCAGCCCGGACGGCATGCTGGAAGAGGTCTTCGCCCCGCCCGCCGCACCGATCGCATGGCAGGCGACGCCTGCGTTGCCACAAAACGTCACGCTGGCGCAGGCCCTTACCCTCGGCCTGCGCAAAATCCTTACCGAGTGTCCCGAATCACTCGTGTTGGGTCAGGACATCGGCGCCTACGGCGGCGCGTTCAAGGTCACCGAGGGCCTCGTCGAGGACTTCGGCCGGCCGCGGGTCCTCAGCACGCCGCTCTGTGAATCCGCCAGCACCGGCTACGCGCTGGGCCTCGCCACCAACGCGCACCGCCCGATCGAAGAGTTCCAGTTCGCCGACTTCTCCACCGACGCCACGACGCAGATCGTGCTCAACGCCGCGACCTACCACTTCCGCGCCGGGCAGAAATGTCCCGTGGTCTTCCGCTTTCCCTGCGGCGGCGGCCTCACCTTCGGCTCGTTCCACTCGCAGGAGCTCGAGTCGGCCTTTCTCTCCTTCCCCGGCCTCAAGGCCCTCTACCCGTCCAACCCGCAGGACGCCTTCAACGCCCTGCTCGCCGCCTACGAGGACGACAACCCGGTCATTCTTTTTGAGCACAAGGGGCTCTACCGCCGCGGCAAGCATCCCGTGAAGTGGGACCCGGATTATCGCTCGATCTGGGTGCCGGCCAAGCTCCGCTCCGGCGACCACGCCACCATCGTCACCTACGGCGAGATGGTCCTGCTGGCGGGCGAGGCCTGCGACTACCTCGCCGGCGAATACGAGAAGACCTTCGACCTCTTCGATCTCCGCGCCCTCGCCCCGTTGAAGCTCGACGCCATCAAGGCCTCGCTGGCCCGCACCGGCCGGCTCGTGGTCATCCACGAGGGCCGCCGCACCCATGGTTTCGGCGCCGAGCTGGTCGCCCGCCTGACCGAGGAACATTTCGGGTCGCTCAAGGCCGCGCCGCTACGCATCGCCGCGCTCGACCTGCCCGTGCCCTTCGCGCCCGAGCTCGAGGCCGTTTACCGCCCCAGCAAGGACAAGATCGTCGACGCCATCGCGGCCTGGCTCGGCTAG
- the rph gene encoding ribonuclease PH: MPRSDNRSADQLRPLIIEANVAPYASGSVLLGFGATRVICAATIEAKVPSWMKQQGVKGGWLTAEYSMLPYSTLDRKPRDITKGKIDGRTVEIQRLIGRSLRAVLDLEKLGEHTLWIDCDVLQADGGTRTASITGAYLAARLAIQKLLDAKKITENPLTDSVAAVSVGLFQGEALLDLNYVEDKDAEVDANVVMTGRGQFVEVQSSGEESTFSHAQLQQLLGLSQKGLVELAAAQAAFLAKHLL; encoded by the coding sequence GTGCCTCGCTCTGACAACAGATCTGCCGACCAACTCCGCCCCCTCATCATCGAGGCCAACGTCGCGCCCTACGCCTCCGGCTCCGTGCTGCTGGGCTTCGGCGCCACCCGCGTCATCTGCGCCGCCACCATCGAGGCCAAGGTGCCCTCGTGGATGAAGCAACAGGGGGTCAAGGGCGGCTGGCTCACCGCCGAATACTCGATGCTCCCTTACAGCACGCTCGACCGGAAGCCGCGCGACATCACCAAGGGCAAGATCGACGGCCGCACCGTCGAGATCCAGCGCCTCATCGGCCGCTCGCTCCGCGCCGTGCTCGACCTCGAGAAGCTCGGCGAGCACACGCTGTGGATCGACTGCGACGTGCTGCAGGCCGACGGCGGCACGCGCACCGCCTCCATCACCGGCGCCTACCTCGCCGCCCGGCTCGCCATCCAGAAGCTGCTCGACGCGAAAAAAATCACCGAGAACCCGCTTACCGATTCCGTTGCCGCCGTCAGCGTCGGCCTCTTCCAGGGCGAGGCCCTGCTCGACCTGAACTACGTCGAGGACAAGGACGCCGAGGTGGACGCCAACGTCGTCATGACCGGCCGCGGCCAGTTCGTCGAGGTGCAGAGCAGCGGCGAGGAATCCACCTTCTCCCACGCCCAGCTCCAGCAACTCCTCGGCCTGTCCCAAAAGGGCCTGGTGGAACTCGCCGCCGCGCAAGCGGCCTTCCTCGCGAAGCACCTGCTCTAG
- a CDS encoding HAD-IIIA family hydrolase, translating to MPRRLTKIPQARWAALRLFAMDVDGVLTDGTVAIASDGTETKHFSILDGMGIVRLHKAGVAVAWISGRASGATTVRAAELRVPHVIQGRTDKLMALQELASQLRLSPAQVCYMGDDDIDAPAIAWAGLGVAPAGSMPAALKAADYVPARPAGRGAVREVCEHILAHRGQ from the coding sequence ATGCCCCGTCGTCTGACCAAAATCCCCCAAGCCCGCTGGGCCGCCCTCCGGCTGTTCGCCATGGACGTGGACGGCGTGCTGACGGACGGCACCGTGGCCATCGCCAGCGACGGCACGGAAACCAAGCATTTCTCGATCCTCGACGGCATGGGCATCGTGCGGCTGCACAAGGCCGGCGTGGCCGTCGCCTGGATCTCCGGCCGCGCCTCGGGCGCCACCACCGTCCGCGCCGCCGAGCTGCGCGTGCCGCACGTCATCCAAGGCCGCACGGACAAGCTCATGGCCCTGCAGGAACTGGCCAGCCAGCTCCGGCTCTCGCCCGCTCAGGTCTGCTACATGGGGGACGACGACATCGACGCCCCGGCCATTGCCTGGGCCGGCCTCGGCGTCGCGCCCGCCGGCTCCATGCCGGCCGCGCTCAAGGCGGCCGATTACGTCCCCGCCCGGCCGGCCGGCCGCGGGGCCGTGCGCGAAGTGTGTGAACATATCCTCGCTCACCGCGGTCAGTAG
- a CDS encoding LptA/OstA family protein, which yields MKLLRLSLACAAAGLLPGPARAQSADLQTTVIESTGPGEMVSTDTETKITFRDNVRVTGTNMKLTCDYLEVVVIRTGDKSATLGKLDKFRSMLATGNVHMIQGDREAACGRAEVLPEQEKVVLSETPVVVDRDQNTRIAGEKITMLRGQRKVEVEKPVLTAPPLKDLGVDKTPAPVEAPKKP from the coding sequence ATGAAACTGCTCCGCCTCTCCCTCGCCTGCGCCGCCGCCGGCCTCCTGCCCGGGCCGGCCCGGGCCCAGAGCGCGGACCTGCAAACCACCGTCATCGAAAGCACCGGCCCCGGCGAGATGGTCAGCACCGACACCGAGACGAAGATCACCTTTCGCGACAACGTGCGGGTCACCGGCACGAACATGAAGCTGACCTGCGACTACCTGGAGGTCGTGGTCATCCGCACCGGCGACAAGTCCGCCACCCTCGGCAAGCTCGACAAGTTTCGCTCCATGCTCGCCACCGGCAACGTCCACATGATCCAGGGCGACCGCGAGGCGGCCTGCGGCCGCGCCGAGGTGCTGCCCGAGCAGGAAAAGGTCGTCCTCTCGGAAACCCCGGTGGTCGTCGATCGCGACCAGAACACCCGCATCGCCGGCGAGAAGATCACCATGCTCCGCGGCCAGCGCAAGGTGGAGGTCGAGAAGCCCGTTCTCACCGCCCCGCCCCTCAAGGATCTCGGCGTCGACAAGACGCCCGCCCCGGTCGAGGCGCCGAAAAAACCCTGA
- a CDS encoding DUF4440 domain-containing protein — protein MKAKLTVAVFALLLSGRLPAQETITEAELVRRTQELFDAVAPGDQGPWKKYFADDCLYFDEKGRNMDKAALVADIAPLPAGYSGTIKIAKVQSRIAGDTAILSYDTAETEIVFGQQLTARYHATDTWRRRNGTWQILAGQVLRYYEDPPAGRADPARFPDFAGSYELVPGKTLRVLAEGENLYLERDGKRTLLLPEAGDIFFRSKVEGRCVFRRTADGKVDAFISRRNNEDIVWRKTGT, from the coding sequence ATGAAAGCCAAGCTGACTGTCGCCGTCTTCGCGTTGCTCCTGTCCGGCCGGTTGCCCGCCCAGGAAACCATCACCGAGGCGGAACTGGTCCGACGCACCCAGGAACTCTTTGATGCGGTGGCGCCCGGCGACCAAGGTCCGTGGAAAAAATACTTCGCCGACGACTGCCTGTATTTTGACGAGAAGGGACGCAACATGGACAAGGCCGCCCTGGTCGCCGACATCGCGCCGCTGCCGGCGGGCTATAGCGGCACGATCAAGATCGCCAAGGTGCAGAGCCGCATCGCCGGCGACACCGCCATCCTCAGCTACGATACGGCGGAAACGGAAATCGTGTTCGGCCAGCAGCTCACGGCCCGGTATCACGCCACCGACACCTGGCGCCGCCGCAACGGGACTTGGCAGATTCTGGCGGGACAGGTGTTGCGCTATTACGAGGACCCGCCCGCTGGCCGGGCCGACCCGGCGCGATTCCCCGACTTCGCCGGCAGCTACGAACTGGTTCCGGGCAAAACCCTGCGCGTCTTGGCCGAGGGCGAAAACCTCTACCTGGAACGCGACGGCAAGCGCACCTTGTTGCTGCCCGAGGCCGGGGACATTTTCTTCCGATCCAAGGTGGAAGGCCGCTGCGTTTTCCGCCGGACCGCGGACGGCAAGGTCGACGCCTTCATCAGCCGACGGAACAACGAAGACATCGTCTGGCGCAAAACCGGGACCTGA
- a CDS encoding phage regulatory CII family protein — protein MHSHELLKEVLKKTSAKQIAADMGLSLSLIYKWAEPLSDETGSGANNPLDRIEQLLRITNDERIAQWVCERSGGFFIRNPKARPHPFQLIPSTNSIVQEFADMLGVIAVAAADNQITKEEAKMIRRRWEDLKSVTEGFVREAEDGHFASLKGEAGKPAKPGA, from the coding sequence ATGCATTCGCACGAATTGCTCAAGGAGGTGCTGAAGAAGACCAGCGCCAAGCAGATCGCGGCCGACATGGGTCTGTCCCTTTCCCTCATCTACAAGTGGGCCGAGCCGCTCTCGGACGAGACCGGCAGCGGCGCCAACAACCCGCTCGACCGCATCGAGCAGCTGCTGCGCATCACCAACGACGAGCGCATTGCCCAGTGGGTGTGCGAGCGTTCCGGCGGCTTCTTCATCCGCAATCCCAAGGCCCGGCCGCATCCCTTCCAGCTCATCCCCTCGACCAACAGCATCGTGCAGGAGTTCGCCGACATGCTCGGCGTCATCGCCGTCGCGGCGGCCGACAACCAGATCACCAAGGAGGAGGCGAAAATGATCCGCCGCCGGTGGGAGGATCTGAAGTCGGTGACCGAGGGTTTCGTGCGCGAAGCGGAGGACGGTCACTTCGCTTCCCTCAAGGGCGAGGCGGGCAAGCCCGCCAAGCCCGGTGCGTGA
- the sucD gene encoding succinate--CoA ligase subunit alpha, with translation MSILITPTTKIIVQGITGDFGGRHAKLSLDYGTQVVAGVTPGKGGQFFEHGAHKVPIFNSVADAAKATGATVSVIFVPPPFAGDAILECVDAGLDLAVAITEGIPVKDMIRVKRAMLGSKTRLLGPNCPGIVTPGTGKDSHGGCRIGIAPGYIHKKGHVGVVSRSGTLTYEAVFQLTSKNIGQTTCVGIGGDPVNGTSHLDVIKLFNADPETHGIILIGEIGGNAEVEAARWIKANCQKPVAGFIAGATAPAGRRMGHAGAIVGGAEDTAAAKIAVFKECGIEVAATPSDMADALLRAAKAKGVTLT, from the coding sequence ATGTCCATTCTCATCACCCCCACCACGAAGATCATCGTCCAGGGCATCACCGGCGACTTCGGCGGCCGTCACGCGAAGCTCTCCCTCGACTACGGCACGCAGGTCGTCGCCGGCGTCACCCCGGGCAAGGGCGGCCAGTTCTTCGAGCACGGCGCGCACAAGGTGCCGATCTTCAACTCCGTGGCCGACGCCGCCAAGGCCACCGGCGCCACGGTCTCCGTCATCTTCGTCCCACCGCCGTTCGCCGGCGACGCCATCCTCGAGTGCGTCGACGCCGGCCTCGACCTCGCGGTCGCCATCACCGAGGGCATCCCGGTCAAGGACATGATCCGCGTGAAGCGCGCCATGCTGGGCAGCAAGACCCGCCTGCTCGGGCCCAACTGCCCCGGCATCGTCACGCCCGGCACCGGCAAGGACTCGCACGGCGGCTGCCGCATCGGCATCGCCCCGGGTTACATTCACAAGAAGGGCCATGTCGGCGTCGTTTCCCGCTCCGGCACCCTCACCTACGAGGCGGTCTTCCAGCTCACATCGAAGAACATCGGCCAGACCACCTGCGTCGGCATCGGCGGCGACCCCGTCAACGGCACGAGCCACCTCGACGTCATCAAGCTTTTCAACGCCGACCCCGAGACGCACGGCATCATCCTGATCGGTGAGATCGGCGGCAACGCCGAGGTCGAGGCCGCCCGCTGGATCAAGGCCAACTGCCAGAAGCCCGTCGCGGGCTTCATTGCCGGCGCCACCGCCCCCGCGGGCCGCCGCATGGGCCACGCCGGCGCCATCGTCGGCGGGGCCGAGGACACCGCCGCCGCCAAGATCGCCGTCTTCAAGGAATGCGGCATCGAGGTCGCCGCGACCCCGAGCGACATGGCCGATGCCCTCCTCCGCGCCGCGAAGGCCAAGGGCGTGACGCTGACCTGA